One genomic segment of Mycolicibacterium psychrotolerans includes these proteins:
- a CDS encoding MMPL/RND family transporter codes for MSTPVRHAAPDAPPPPRPSRPVIPRLIRTLALPIILGWIAVIVILNTVVPQLETVGQMRAVSMSPDDAPSLISMKKVGEAFREGDSDSSVMIVFEGDKPLGDETHAWYDQLVKKLETDEKHVQSVQDFWSDPLTAAGSTSNDGKAAYVQVKLAGNQGESLANESVEAVQKIVEEVPPPPGVKAFVTGPAALAADQHIASDRSMTLIEAATFTVIIIMLLLVYRSIVTVLITLVMVVLSLATARGLVAFLGYHEIIGLSTFATNLLVTLAIAAATDYAIFLIGRYQEARSLGEDKESAFYTMFHGTAHVVLGSGLTIAGATFCLSFTRLPYFQTLGVPLAIGMVVVVLAGVVLMVAIISLATRFGLLEPKRAMRIRGWRKIGAAIVRWPGPILVGTIALSLVGLLTLPGYQTNYNDRNYLPADLPANEGYAVADRHFSQARMNPELLMVESDHDMRNSADFLVIDKIAKALFRVEGIARVQAITRPDGKPIKHTSIPFQMSMQGTTQRLNEKYMQDRMADMLVQAGEMDKTIATMEKMAGLTKQMSEITHSMVTKMEGMVVDIEALRDSIANFDDFFRPIRNYFYWEPHCYNIPVCWAIRSVFDTLDGINVMTDDFKEIIPEMKRLDSLMPQMVALMPEMISTMKTMKTMMLTMYQTQKGQQDQMAAMQEDSDAMGDAFDNSMNDDSFYLPPEIFDNKDFQRGLEQFLSPDGKSVRFIIAHEGDPLTADGIARIDKIRNAAKEAIKGTPLEGAKIYLGGTAATYADMQEGNNYDLLIAGIAALALIFIIMLILTRAVVASAVIVGTVVMSLGASFGLSVLFWQHILGQPLHWMVLAMAVIILLAVGADYNLLLVSRLKEEIHAGIGTGIIRAMGGSGSVVTAAGLVFALTMMSMAVSELTVIGQVGTTIGLGLLFDTLVIRAFMTPSIAALMGPWFWWPQRVRRRPIPEPWPRPGGLQSDPAEGVRV; via the coding sequence ATGAGCACGCCGGTCCGACACGCTGCCCCCGACGCTCCCCCGCCCCCTCGCCCGTCCCGGCCGGTCATCCCCCGGCTGATCCGGACGCTGGCCCTGCCGATCATCCTCGGCTGGATCGCGGTGATCGTCATCCTCAACACCGTCGTCCCACAGCTCGAGACGGTCGGCCAGATGCGTGCGGTGTCGATGAGCCCCGACGACGCACCGTCGCTCATCTCGATGAAGAAGGTCGGTGAGGCATTCCGCGAGGGTGACTCCGACAGCTCGGTGATGATCGTCTTCGAGGGCGACAAGCCGCTCGGCGACGAGACGCACGCCTGGTACGACCAGCTGGTCAAGAAGCTGGAGACCGACGAGAAGCATGTGCAGTCGGTGCAGGACTTCTGGAGCGATCCGCTGACCGCGGCCGGCTCGACCAGCAACGACGGCAAGGCCGCGTACGTCCAGGTGAAGCTCGCAGGCAACCAGGGCGAATCTTTGGCCAACGAGTCGGTGGAGGCCGTCCAGAAGATCGTCGAAGAGGTGCCGCCGCCGCCCGGCGTCAAGGCCTTTGTCACCGGTCCCGCCGCGCTGGCCGCCGATCAGCACATCGCCAGCGACCGGAGCATGACGCTCATCGAGGCGGCGACGTTCACCGTCATCATCATCATGCTGCTGCTGGTCTACCGCTCGATCGTCACGGTGCTGATCACGCTGGTCATGGTGGTGCTGTCGCTGGCGACCGCGCGCGGCCTGGTCGCCTTCCTCGGCTACCACGAGATCATCGGACTCTCGACGTTCGCCACGAACCTGCTGGTGACCCTGGCCATCGCCGCGGCGACCGACTATGCGATCTTCCTGATAGGCCGCTATCAGGAGGCGCGAAGTCTCGGCGAGGACAAAGAGTCCGCCTTCTACACGATGTTCCACGGCACCGCCCACGTGGTGCTCGGGTCGGGTCTGACGATCGCGGGCGCGACGTTCTGCCTGAGCTTCACCCGGCTGCCCTATTTCCAGACCCTCGGTGTTCCGCTGGCGATCGGCATGGTCGTGGTGGTGCTGGCCGGCGTGGTGCTGATGGTGGCGATCATCTCGCTGGCCACCCGCTTCGGGCTGTTGGAACCCAAGCGCGCGATGCGGATCCGCGGATGGCGCAAGATCGGCGCCGCGATCGTGCGGTGGCCCGGCCCGATCCTGGTGGGCACCATCGCGCTTTCGCTGGTCGGTCTGCTGACGCTGCCCGGGTACCAGACCAACTACAACGACCGGAACTACCTGCCCGCCGACCTGCCGGCCAACGAGGGCTATGCGGTGGCCGACCGGCACTTCTCGCAGGCCCGGATGAACCCGGAACTGCTGATGGTCGAAAGCGACCACGACATGCGCAACTCGGCGGACTTCCTGGTGATCGACAAGATCGCCAAGGCGCTGTTCCGGGTGGAGGGCATCGCGCGCGTGCAGGCCATCACCCGTCCGGACGGCAAGCCGATCAAGCACACGTCGATCCCGTTCCAGATGAGCATGCAGGGCACGACGCAGCGGCTCAACGAGAAGTACATGCAGGACCGGATGGCCGACATGCTGGTGCAGGCCGGTGAGATGGACAAGACCATCGCCACCATGGAGAAGATGGCCGGCCTGACCAAGCAGATGTCCGAGATCACCCACTCGATGGTCACCAAGATGGAAGGCATGGTCGTCGACATCGAGGCGCTGCGCGACAGCATCGCCAACTTCGACGACTTCTTCCGGCCCATCCGCAACTACTTCTACTGGGAACCGCACTGCTACAACATCCCGGTCTGCTGGGCGATCCGGTCGGTGTTCGACACCCTGGACGGCATCAACGTGATGACCGACGACTTCAAAGAGATCATCCCGGAGATGAAGCGGCTGGACAGCCTGATGCCCCAGATGGTGGCGCTCATGCCCGAGATGATCTCCACGATGAAGACCATGAAGACGATGATGCTGACGATGTATCAGACTCAGAAGGGTCAGCAGGACCAGATGGCGGCCATGCAGGAGGACTCGGACGCCATGGGTGACGCGTTCGACAACTCCATGAACGACGATTCGTTCTATCTGCCGCCGGAGATCTTCGACAACAAGGACTTTCAGCGCGGGCTGGAGCAGTTTCTCTCCCCCGACGGCAAATCGGTGCGGTTCATCATCGCCCATGAGGGCGACCCGCTGACCGCCGACGGCATCGCCCGGATCGACAAGATCCGCAACGCCGCCAAGGAGGCGATCAAGGGCACCCCGCTGGAGGGCGCCAAGATCTATCTCGGCGGTACCGCGGCCACGTATGCCGACATGCAGGAAGGCAACAACTACGACCTGCTGATCGCCGGCATCGCCGCGCTGGCGCTGATCTTCATCATCATGCTGATCCTGACGCGGGCCGTCGTGGCCTCGGCCGTCATCGTGGGCACGGTGGTGATGTCGCTGGGCGCGTCGTTCGGTCTGTCGGTGCTGTTCTGGCAGCACATCCTCGGCCAGCCGCTGCACTGGATGGTGCTCGCGATGGCGGTGATCATCCTGCTGGCGGTCGGCGCGGACTACAACCTGCTGCTGGTGTCGCGCCTCAAGGAGGAGATCCACGCCGGCATCGGTACCGGCATCATCCGCGCGATGGGCGGCAGCGGTTCGGTCGTCACGGCCGCCGGTCTGGTGTTCGCGCTTACGATGATGTCGATGGCGGTCAGCGAGTTGACCGTGATCGGGCAGGTCGGTACGACGATCGGTCTGGGTCTGCTGTTCGACACGCTCGTGATCCGTGCGTTCATGACACCGTCGATCGCAGCGCTGATGGGTCCGTGGTTCTGGTGGCCGCAACGGGTGCGCAGGCGGCCCATTCCGGAGCCGTGGCCGCGGCCCGGTGGTCTACAGTCCGATCCGGCAGAGGGAGTGAGGGTATGA
- a CDS encoding NUDIX domain-containing protein, with protein MPKLSAGLLLYRGEGPGLEVLIGHPGGPFWARKDEGAWSIPKGEYVEGEDPWEAAQREFTEEIGTPPPEGPRIDFAPLRQPGGKIITAFAVRGDLDLSGAVSNTFTLEWPPRSGRLREFPEIDRVAWLDLEAARAKMLKGQRPLLDRLAEALAAGEPDASRSR; from the coding sequence ATGCCCAAGCTCAGCGCCGGCCTGCTGCTCTACCGCGGCGAGGGCCCCGGTCTCGAAGTCCTCATCGGGCATCCCGGCGGCCCCTTCTGGGCGCGCAAAGACGAAGGCGCCTGGTCGATTCCGAAGGGCGAGTACGTCGAGGGCGAGGACCCGTGGGAGGCGGCGCAGCGCGAGTTCACCGAGGAGATCGGCACACCGCCGCCCGAGGGCCCGCGCATCGACTTCGCTCCGCTGCGACAGCCGGGCGGCAAGATCATCACCGCATTCGCCGTGCGCGGTGACCTCGACCTCTCCGGCGCCGTCAGCAACACGTTCACGCTGGAATGGCCTCCCCGCTCGGGCCGGCTCAGGGAGTTCCCGGAGATCGACCGGGTGGCGTGGCTCGACCTGGAGGCGGCTCGCGCCAAGATGCTGAAGGGCCAGCGCCCGCTGCTGGACCGTCTCGCCGAGGCGCTCGCAGCCGGCGAACCGGACGCGTCTCGATCGCGTTGA
- a CDS encoding metal-dependent hydrolase: protein MLRPRRFADEIDPGPVQIQARKVAFDVADVPLHWIPDHPVASHVISVLNLVLPAGERWFVQTFNEALPMVRDPKLADDIRGFIGQEATHADVHDAILHDFMVQRGVDPAPILAQVEHVFSRVLAPLDSADPTRRMNHLCDRLWMIAAIEHYTAVMGDFALNCSWDQHGADPTLTDLFRWHGSEEVEHRSVAHDVATYFHDSYLARIRAMTLSATMLFVFFQRTAWYLLKNDPAVDAGWWAFNRMRMRDSRLGLLPRYRQLFGSGTLTYFRPGYSPEQFGSTAQAVAYLATSPAARAAHL, encoded by the coding sequence ATGCTGCGACCGCGCCGATTCGCCGACGAGATCGATCCGGGCCCCGTGCAGATCCAGGCCCGCAAAGTGGCGTTCGACGTCGCCGATGTCCCCCTGCACTGGATTCCCGACCATCCGGTCGCCTCGCACGTCATCAGTGTGCTCAACCTGGTGCTGCCGGCCGGCGAACGCTGGTTCGTGCAGACCTTCAACGAGGCGCTGCCGATGGTCCGTGACCCGAAGCTCGCCGATGACATCCGCGGGTTCATCGGCCAGGAGGCCACTCACGCGGACGTGCACGACGCGATCCTGCACGACTTCATGGTCCAGCGCGGCGTCGATCCGGCGCCGATCCTGGCCCAGGTGGAGCACGTCTTCTCGCGCGTGTTGGCGCCGCTGGACTCCGCCGACCCCACCCGGCGGATGAACCACCTCTGCGACCGGCTGTGGATGATCGCCGCGATCGAGCACTACACGGCGGTGATGGGCGACTTCGCATTGAACTGCTCGTGGGACCAGCACGGCGCCGACCCCACGCTGACCGACCTGTTCCGCTGGCACGGCAGCGAGGAGGTCGAGCACCGCAGCGTCGCCCACGACGTCGCAACCTACTTCCACGACAGCTACCTGGCCCGGATACGGGCGATGACGCTGTCGGCCACGATGCTGTTCGTGTTCTTCCAGCGCACGGCGTGGTACCTGCTCAAGAACGATCCGGCCGTCGACGCCGGCTGGTGGGCGTTCAACCGGATGCGGATGCGCGACTCCAGGCTGGGCCTGCTGCCGCGCTACCGCCAACTGTTCGGGTCGGGCACGCTGACCTACTTCCGGCCCGGGTACTCGCCGGAGCAGTTCGGCTCAACCGCCCAGGCGGTCGCCTACCTGGCCACCTCGCCCGCGGCGCGCGCCGCGCACCTGTGA
- a CDS encoding MmpS family protein, whose translation MIKVARKVWLPLLIVFVVVVAGLTVSRIRTFFGSEGIIETPRNFADLPEPFDPKVVRYEITGTGSYADINYLDLDAKPQRIDNAALPWSLTLSTTEPSAAPNIVAQGDGSSITCRILVDDELKDERTTDGLNAQTFCFVKSA comes from the coding sequence GTGATCAAGGTCGCCAGGAAAGTGTGGCTGCCGTTGCTCATCGTGTTCGTCGTGGTGGTCGCCGGGCTGACCGTCTCGCGGATCCGGACCTTCTTCGGTTCCGAGGGCATCATCGAGACCCCGCGCAACTTCGCCGATCTGCCCGAGCCGTTCGACCCCAAGGTCGTCCGTTACGAGATCACCGGCACCGGCAGTTACGCCGACATCAACTATCTGGATCTCGACGCCAAGCCGCAGCGGATCGACAACGCGGCGCTTCCGTGGTCACTGACGCTGAGCACCACCGAGCCGTCCGCGGCCCCGAACATCGTCGCCCAGGGTGACGGCAGCTCGATCACGTGCCGGATCCTCGTCGACGACGAGCTCAAGGACGAGCGCACGACCGACGGGCTGAATGCCCAGACCTTCTGTTTCGTGAAGTCGGCATGA
- a CDS encoding class I SAM-dependent methyltransferase yields the protein MPSATRRRFNEAVTGFWSLAAPVYDTAVVQRWVYRPAQDEVIAALTAHDSRRVADIGCGTGILADRIAREVRPDAVYGVDLSDGMLAQAAQRSTRVSWLTAPAEALPFDDGSLDAVVSTSAFHWFNQPAALREFHRVLAPGGIAAVATLSPRRYVPEQMLAAVRLPAYDAPTPATMRAMFTDAGFTVEDQHRVRRPLWTQVLSDLITIGVKAGPTA from the coding sequence ATGCCGTCGGCCACCCGCAGGCGGTTCAACGAGGCGGTCACCGGCTTCTGGAGCCTCGCGGCTCCGGTCTACGACACCGCCGTCGTCCAGCGCTGGGTGTACCGGCCGGCACAGGACGAGGTGATCGCGGCACTCACCGCGCACGACTCTCGTCGCGTCGCCGACATCGGTTGTGGCACAGGCATTCTCGCTGACCGGATCGCACGGGAGGTGCGGCCCGACGCGGTGTACGGGGTCGACCTGTCGGACGGGATGCTGGCGCAGGCCGCGCAGCGGTCGACGAGGGTGTCGTGGCTGACGGCGCCGGCCGAGGCGCTGCCGTTCGACGACGGCAGCCTCGACGCGGTGGTCAGCACGTCGGCGTTCCACTGGTTCAACCAGCCCGCCGCGCTGCGCGAGTTCCACCGCGTGCTGGCGCCGGGGGGCATTGCCGCGGTGGCGACGCTGAGCCCGCGCCGCTACGTGCCCGAGCAGATGCTGGCCGCGGTGCGGCTGCCGGCCTACGACGCCCCGACCCCGGCGACGATGCGCGCGATGTTCACCGACGCCGGCTTCACGGTGGAGGATCAGCACCGGGTCCGGCGTCCGCTGTGGACGCAGGTGTTGTCCGACCTCATCACGATCGGCGTGAAAGCCGGCCCCACAGCCTGA
- a CDS encoding PDR/VanB family oxidoreductase, translated as MRLLPHYRQTPPSASGRSRHDPVLALAGAGISGLFAATARRQISPPARRDDTIALTIARRRVVARDQDVVELTLTAAGGGPVPRWYPGAHLDLHLPSGLVRQYSLCGDPAVADAYRIAVRRIPGGGGGSGEVHDALPEGAVVHTHGPRNAFPLTVPGHGSPTRRFRFVAGGIGITPVLPMLRAARRLGVEWSMIYTGRSRDSLPFLDEVAAYGAAVQIRTDDESGLPSAAALLGDCPTGTAVYACGPAPMLSAVRSALAGRDDVELHFERFAAPPVIDGRAFEVTVASTGASIAVAEDETLLGALRRAGVPAPYSCRQGFCGTCRTRVLDGAVEHRDTLLTDPERAVGQMLTCVSRAAGTSRLTLDL; from the coding sequence ATGCGGCTGCTGCCGCACTACCGGCAGACCCCGCCCAGCGCGTCAGGTCGCAGCAGGCACGACCCGGTGCTGGCGCTGGCCGGCGCCGGCATCTCCGGGCTGTTCGCCGCCACGGCACGCCGCCAGATCTCCCCGCCCGCGCGCCGCGACGACACCATCGCGTTGACCATCGCGCGGCGCCGCGTCGTCGCCCGCGACCAGGACGTGGTGGAGCTGACGCTGACCGCGGCCGGCGGCGGGCCGGTACCCCGCTGGTACCCCGGCGCCCATCTTGACCTCCACCTCCCCAGCGGCCTGGTCCGGCAGTACTCGCTGTGCGGTGATCCCGCGGTGGCCGACGCCTACCGGATCGCGGTGCGCCGGATCCCCGGCGGCGGCGGCGGATCGGGCGAGGTGCACGACGCGCTCCCCGAGGGCGCCGTCGTGCACACCCACGGCCCCCGTAACGCGTTTCCGCTGACCGTGCCCGGTCACGGGTCCCCCACGCGCCGGTTCCGCTTCGTCGCAGGCGGGATCGGGATCACCCCGGTCCTGCCGATGCTGCGGGCGGCCCGCCGCCTCGGGGTGGAGTGGTCGATGATCTACACCGGCCGCAGCCGCGACAGTCTGCCGTTCCTCGACGAGGTCGCCGCCTACGGGGCCGCCGTCCAGATCCGCACCGACGACGAATCCGGGTTACCCAGCGCCGCAGCACTTCTCGGTGACTGTCCGACGGGCACCGCGGTGTACGCGTGCGGTCCGGCGCCGATGCTGAGCGCGGTGCGGTCGGCGCTGGCCGGCCGCGACGACGTCGAACTGCACTTCGAGCGCTTCGCCGCGCCGCCCGTGATCGACGGCAGGGCCTTCGAGGTGACCGTGGCCTCGACCGGCGCGTCGATCGCCGTAGCCGAGGACGAGACCCTGCTCGGCGCGCTGCGACGCGCCGGCGTGCCGGCGCCGTACTCGTGCCGGCAGGGGTTCTGCGGGACCTGCCGCACCCGGGTGCTCGACGGTGCGGTGGAGCACCGCGACACGCTGCTCACCGATCCCGAGCGCGCCGTCGGCCAGATGCTGACCTGCGTCTCCCGGGCCGCCGGTACCTCGCGCCTGACGCTGGATCTGTAG
- a CDS encoding SGNH/GDSL hydrolase family protein: MASYARYVALGDSQTEGLWDGDDTSGLRGFADRLAEMLDALSPALQYANLAVRGNQIRDVLDVQLPHALAMGADLITVCIGMNDMTRPGPGFEQALVQLDELHSGLADSGATVVTTTFPDLARILPIGRVLGRRVLAINHEIRAAAQRHGFALVDLYAAPSMTQPDTWSPDRVHGSARGHALFAEAAAEALGLPGSSHAWATADPQARPPSLRSRTYSQLLWTQNMLMPWLWDHLRGRSVGDARAPRRPVLTDCSDLVG; this comes from the coding sequence GTGGCCTCCTACGCCCGCTACGTCGCGCTCGGCGACAGCCAGACCGAGGGCCTGTGGGACGGCGACGACACCTCCGGCCTGCGGGGTTTCGCCGACCGCCTCGCCGAGATGCTCGACGCGCTGTCCCCCGCGCTGCAGTACGCCAACCTGGCCGTACGCGGCAACCAGATCCGCGATGTGCTCGACGTGCAGCTGCCCCACGCTCTGGCGATGGGCGCGGACCTGATCACCGTGTGCATCGGCATGAACGACATGACCCGGCCCGGTCCCGGCTTCGAGCAGGCGCTGGTCCAGCTCGACGAGCTGCACAGCGGGCTGGCGGACTCGGGGGCCACGGTGGTGACCACCACGTTCCCCGACCTGGCCCGGATCCTGCCGATCGGGCGGGTGCTGGGCCGGCGGGTGCTCGCGATCAACCACGAGATCCGGGCCGCCGCCCAGCGGCACGGCTTCGCCCTGGTGGACCTCTACGCGGCGCCGTCGATGACCCAGCCGGACACCTGGAGCCCCGACCGGGTGCACGGTTCGGCGCGGGGGCATGCCCTGTTCGCCGAGGCCGCGGCCGAAGCGCTCGGGCTGCCCGGCAGCAGCCACGCCTGGGCCACCGCGGACCCGCAGGCGCGGCCGCCGTCGCTGCGCTCACGGACCTACTCGCAGCTGCTGTGGACCCAGAACATGCTGATGCCGTGGCTTTGGGATCACCTGCGAGGCCGGTCCGTCGGTGACGCGCGGGCGCCGCGCCGGCCGGTGCTCACGGACTGCTCCGACCTGGTGGGTTGA
- a CDS encoding DUF3303 domain-containing protein → MKFLMSWTLPHGDAYRAAVKRFLETGGSPPAGAQLIGRWHGCDGKGFAIAESDDPKAIFHWMAQWYEFMDIEATPLVDDADGGAVLQSLYG, encoded by the coding sequence ATGAAGTTCTTGATGTCATGGACACTGCCGCACGGCGACGCCTATCGTGCAGCAGTCAAGAGATTTCTCGAGACCGGCGGCTCTCCTCCCGCCGGCGCTCAATTGATCGGTCGCTGGCATGGCTGTGATGGCAAGGGTTTCGCCATCGCAGAAAGCGATGATCCGAAAGCCATCTTCCATTGGATGGCGCAGTGGTACGAATTCATGGACATCGAAGCCACCCCTCTTGTCGACGACGCAGACGGAGGCGCTGTACTTCAGTCGCTGTACGGCTGA
- a CDS encoding nuclear transport factor 2 family protein — protein MPFTRADVLSAAQSSLAAAAAHDRDGWVGLFTADGRVEDPVGSGPHRGRVAIGHFFDTFIGPREIGHRPEADIVVGATVIRDLTLEIRMAAALTMEVPTFIRYDVKDTAEGLRIAALSAYWELPAMIRRFLSGGVAAAPAGLALGRAMVTHQGVAGSLGFLRAFAGTGTGAAAVFARFLDDACGGDEVGVRRLVGDVPITAGDDDPRNASELLRLLEGGRWDKLIRSGRSVAARVRRDERRCIVIGEVGRRGEDRAALTRLRVFGELA, from the coding sequence ATGCCCTTCACGCGCGCCGACGTACTCTCGGCCGCCCAGAGCTCCCTCGCCGCGGCCGCCGCGCACGATCGCGACGGGTGGGTCGGGCTGTTCACCGCGGACGGGCGGGTGGAGGACCCGGTCGGCTCGGGGCCTCACCGCGGCCGGGTGGCCATCGGGCATTTCTTCGACACCTTCATCGGGCCCCGCGAGATCGGCCACCGTCCGGAGGCCGACATCGTCGTCGGCGCCACCGTGATCCGGGACCTCACCCTCGAGATCCGGATGGCCGCGGCGCTGACGATGGAGGTACCCACCTTCATCCGCTATGACGTGAAGGACACCGCCGAGGGCCTCAGGATCGCGGCGCTGTCGGCGTACTGGGAACTGCCCGCGATGATCCGCCGCTTCCTGAGCGGCGGCGTCGCCGCCGCACCGGCCGGGCTCGCCCTGGGCCGTGCGATGGTGACCCACCAGGGCGTCGCCGGCAGCCTCGGCTTCCTGCGCGCATTCGCCGGCACCGGAACCGGCGCCGCGGCGGTGTTCGCCCGGTTCCTCGACGACGCGTGCGGGGGCGACGAGGTCGGCGTCCGGCGCCTGGTCGGCGACGTGCCGATCACCGCAGGCGACGACGACCCCCGCAACGCCTCGGAGCTGCTGAGGCTGCTCGAGGGCGGACGGTGGGACAAGCTGATCCGGTCGGGACGGTCGGTTGCGGCCCGCGTGCGGCGCGACGAGAGACGGTGCATCGTGATCGGCGAAGTCGGCAGGCGCGGTGAGGATCGCGCTGCGCTGACGCGGCTGCGGGTCTTCGGGGAGCTCGCCTAG
- a CDS encoding DUF732 domain-containing protein — protein MKRILMGIAAAAMTVGALGTAVPAAADPDTDFANELHVYGIYGQKDYNAWIGKIMCKRVYTGVDPDVFATANFVHNQLQKGTTTDQAYQFVAAGLRTYCPEKLPILDAAANRPAG, from the coding sequence ATGAAGCGGATTCTGATGGGGATCGCCGCGGCGGCCATGACGGTGGGCGCGCTGGGCACCGCCGTACCCGCGGCGGCCGACCCGGACACCGATTTCGCGAACGAGCTTCACGTGTACGGGATCTACGGCCAGAAGGACTACAACGCCTGGATCGGCAAGATCATGTGCAAGCGCGTGTACACCGGTGTGGACCCCGACGTGTTCGCGACCGCGAACTTCGTGCACAACCAGCTGCAGAAGGGCACCACCACCGACCAGGCCTACCAGTTCGTCGCCGCGGGCCTGCGCACCTACTGCCCGGAGAAGCTGCCGATCCTCGACGCGGCAGCCAACCGCCCGGCCGGCTAG